CATAGTTTTTAAATAATTCAAGTTGAAGCTCAATGGGTTGACTTAAAAACCTTTCAAGCTTTTCCTTATTGATTTTACTATTTTGCATCTGAGAGACTCCTTTTGTTTGTTTTTTTTATTTTTTAATAATTTAATTTGGGGTCTCTCCTTTTAATTTTCAACTAAGTTTTAATATACACCTTGTGAAAAATGCCTGAAAACTATTATCAATACTAAAGTAATATAAGTAAAGCTCGATAATATCAATAATTGTGAGATTCTTGATCCAATTATTAGGAGGATTTAAAAAATGCGAGCTGAGATTTTGGAAGAAAAAATGTATATGGATAAAAACGTACTAAATAACCGGTTAGACCCATTCATCTTGCAAACAGCAGTATACGAAATAAGCGAAGCGGTCGATTCATCAGAAAATCTTGATGACCTTTATAAATCAGTCCATCAGATTATCAGTAAAATAATGAAAGCTGATAACTTCTACATCGCAGCTTATTTCAGGGAAGAAGAGAAAATTAGTTTTCCATACTTCGTTGATGAGGAAGAAATATTTGAAGCTCATCATGAAAAATTTCCCGTGGGTAGAGGGCTTACTGCCTACGTAATTCGAAATGGTCGTTCACTTTTATGCGATGCAAAAAAACATCATGAATTAATAGAGACTGGTGAAGTAGAGATGCTTGGACCTCCATCTCAAATTTGGCTTGGAATCCCTTTGAAAATCGGTTCTGAGATCATTGGTGTTATGGCTGTGCAGGATTATCATGATTCAAGCACTTATGGTCTGCAGGAAAAAAAGATGCTCAAATATGTATCATCGCAAGTTGCAAAAGCTATCTACAAAAAAAGAGCTGAGGAAAAAATTCTCAATTCGGAACTTAAGTATCGCAAGCTTTTTGAATCTGCTAATGATGCAATATTTTTAATGACTGGTGATACTTTTATTGATTGCAATGCAAAAACAGAGGAGATTTTTGGATGCACCCGTGAACAGATTTTACAGAGAAAACCGTATGAATTTTCACCATTGGTTCAGCCCGATGGTCGTTTTTCAAAAGATAAAGCTCTTGAGAAAATTTCTAAAGCTTTTGCCGGTGAGCCGCAGTCTTTTGAATGGAAACATGTAAAACTCGATGGAACTCCTTTCTTTGCAGAAGTAAGTTTAAATCATATTGTGATTGACGAAAAAGATATGCTTCAAGCAATCGTACGAGATATTTCAGAGCGAAAAACCGCTGAAGAAGAATTGAGGCTGTCCGAGCTTAAGTATCGTGACATATTCACTCATGCACCTGTAGGCATATATCAATCCGATAAAAATGGGAATATTATCTCTGCAAATCTCATGCTGGCGAAAATGCTGGGATACAGTTCAGTTGAAGAATTAATCAAAATTAACATGAACGACATATATTTAAGCAGTGAGGAGAGGCTGGAATTTATCAGGCAATATGAACCTTTAGGTTCAGCTGCACTACTTGAAGTTAGGTGGAAGAAAAAAAATGGGGAAGTGATCTGGATTCAAATGAATGCTCATGCTGTAAAAGATGACAATTCAAAAACTCTCTACTTTGAAGGATTCGTTTACGATATCAACGACAAAAAAGAATTTGAAAGAAGAATAATTTATGAAAAGGAAAAGGCTCAGGAGGCGAATCGATTAAAAAGCGGATTCCTGGCAACCATGTCACACGAAATCAGAACTCCGCTCAATGCAATAATCGGATATACTGATGTTTTGAGATCGCATTTTTATGAATCAACAAATGAAGAAGTTCGTCTTTCATTTGACCTGATTGAAAAGGGTGGATTGCGGCTAATTGATACGATCACAAATATTTTGGACATCTCAAGATTGCAAGCTGGTGATTTTCCAATAGAGTATAAGAAATTCTCTTTCAATGAATTATTAGCTTCAACTTGCAACTCGATTAATAAAGAAACTGAATTAATTGACCTGAAGCTTATTACCGAAATTCCAGATGAAGATCTGCTTGTTTATGCAGATAATTATTGTTTAGATTCTGCTGTGATGAAAATTCTCGATAATGCAGTTAAGTACAGCAAGTCAGGTGATATTAAAGTATCACTTAAGAAAGATAATGACTATGCAGTCTGTACAATTGCAGATCAGGGTGTCGGAATGACAGAAGAATATCAGAAACATTTATATGAGACGTTCAGTCAAGAAGATGTCGGTTACAGTCGTTCTTATGAAGGTACAGGTCTGGGATTGGCAATCACTAAAAGATTCATTGATTTAAACAAAGGAAAAATACAAATTAAAAGTCAAAAGGGAGTTGGAACTGAAGTTACACTGAGCATTCCACTCTTGAAAAAAACATAGGATAGAAACGAATGACAGAAACAAAGAATACAGCACCAACGATTTTGTACGTTGAAGATATGAAAGATGCCTTTATGCTCGTAAACATCTATCTAAGGTCTGGTTTTGATGTGCTTTGGGCTAAAAACCCTAAGGAAGCAGATCAAATTCTTGAAAAGATGGACATAAACTTGATATTGATGGATATCTCACTTCAAGAAAAAAATGATGGCTTTGAATTAGCTCAAAAGATAAAAGTTTCTGATAAGTTTAAATCTATTCCTATCATTGCCTTGACTGCATTCGCTCTGAAAGGTGATAAAGAAAGATTTATTGAAGGCGGATTGGATGATTATATTTCAAAACCAATCAAAAAAGATAGTCTATTAGATACGATCAACAAACATATTATTACTTGATATTTAAAGAGTTATATTAAATTGAAATTATATTTTCAGAAGTTATTTGCTGTACACACTGGATTTGAAGGTATCATTATTTCAGTGAAAGCTTTTATTCATAATCCCCATTCGTAAGGAGTAGAATAGAGAATGAATAAAGAAAAAAAAGATACAAATAAGAATCATATAGAGTCTGCCTCCATTCTGGAGGCAACACTTGAATCGATAAAAGATGGAATCTTAGTAATTGATCTTGAAGGCAAAGTAACAAAGTCAAATAAGAATTTTTTAAGAATGTGGGGCATCCCGCAGGAGCTTTTTGATACCAACGACGATTCAAAGTTATTGGAATTTGTCTTAGAGCAGTTGAAAGATCCGGATGTATTTATTAGTAAAGTGCGTCACTTATATGCAAATCCTGAAGAAGAAAGTTTTGATATACTTGAATTCAAAGATGGCAGGATCTTCGAGCGTTTCTCGAGACCGCATTACATCCATGATAAAGTGATTGGCAGAGTTTGGAGTTTCAGAGATGTTACTATAAGGTTCATAGCTGAGGAAAAATCAAAACTTTTTGAAAAAGCAATAAAAAGCGTGAGCGATGGAGTTTTCATTGTAAATATGAATTTCGATATGGTTTATGCTAATCCTGCAGCATTGGCTCTTTATGGTTATAGTGAAGAGGAAATGCACGGTAAAAATCTCCGAATGTTCTGGTCAGAAAAAAATACAAAAACTACCTTCCGGGATTTGGTGAGGGAAACCTTAAAAGGAAATTTCAAAGGTGAATTATTCTCTAAGCGAAAGGATGGTACAGATGTTCCAGTTGTACTCTCAACTTCATTTTTGAAGGATGAATATGAGAAACCATTGGCTTTGATTGGTGTTCTAAGGGACATCACTGCAAGACGAAGGATGGAAATATTGAATAATGCACTATATCGGATATCAGATTCTGTGCATGCAACCTTAAATCTTAACGAGTTATTCGAACGTATTCACATTATTGTGAAAGATCTAATGCTGGCAAATAATTTTTACATTGCCTTGTATGATGATTCCACAAACATGATCAGTTTCCCATATTTTGTTGATGAATTCGATCCGCCTCAGCCGCCAAAAAAATTCGGTAGAGGTTGTACAGAATATGTTTTAAGAACAGGTCAAGCAGTGATCGTTGACAAGGAACTCTCTGATAAACTGAACGAATCAGGAGAGGTTAATGTTGTCGGTTCTCCGTCAGAAGTCTGGCTTGGTGTTCCACTAAAAATTGCCGGAAAAACAATCGGGGTAATGGTTGTTCAAGATTATCATGATGAATATGCATATGGAGAAAACGATAAAGAAGTTTTAACATTTGTATCCGAACAAGTTGCGTCTGCAATTGAAAAGAAAAAAAATGAAGATGAATTAAAGCGTTACACCGCTGAACTTCAAAAAAGTAATGATTTAATGGAACAGCGAGCAAATGAACTGAAGGATTTGAATGAACAATTGATGGAGTCTGAACAGCGACTTATAGATTTAAATCAGAAGAAAGATAAATTCTTCTCTATTGTTTCACATGATCTCAAAAGTCCATTTAATTCGCTTCTTGGCTTCTCCGGACAATTGTATGAACATATGGATGATTTTTCTGATGAAGAAAAAAAAGAATATATTGGTTACATTAATAATTCATCGAAACATTTATTTAACTTAGTTCAAAACCTGCTGAGCTGGGCTTTAATTCAGAGAGGTAAAGAAAAATTCGAGCCGGAAGTTTATAATCTTAAAGATTTTAGTGAACAAATCATCAGCGTTATACGTGGAAATGCCGTTAAGAAAAATATTTCATTAAGAAGTGAAATCGATCCAGAACATGATGTTTACGCTGATGATGATATGCTAACGTCGATTTTGCAGAATTTAATCTCCAATGCAATTAAATTCACAAACATTGGCGGAAATATAATTGTATCAAGCAGCTTGAAAGATGACATGGTTTACATTTCGATTAAAGACGATGGTGTCGGAATGGATGAAGCTGCCTTACAAAAGATTTTTCAGATTGAAACGAAGCATTCAACTGCTGGTACTGCAGATGAACATGGAACAGGACTTGGACTAATTTTAGTAAAAGAGTTAGTGGAAAAGAATTCAGGTAACATTTGGGTCGAAAGTGAAATTGGAGTTGGGACTAAATTTACATTCACACTTCCAAAATTAAAAAGTTAAGCACACACTAGTTGGAATCATTCCGGATTGATGGCAGTGATTCTCATTTATTGTACAAAAACTCCGTACTCGTCGTCACGTTTTTTTAAATCGGGGTTGATAAATTCAACGCTTTAGAAAAAAAATCTGTATATTAACATTTAATTGTGAGTATTAAGTTTTCAATTAAAATTTCAGCCGCCATTTGCTGAACCTCCTACATCAGTGAGAGCGAAGAAATTCGCTTGAAGAAAACATTTGGCGGCTGGCTTTACACTCATCTAGTAGTCAACTTATACAACTCTACTGATTTATTCCTTTCAAGATTTCTCGTATTTTTTTTATTATTTTAAGTTTTTCTTGCATCACAACTGAAGGTTGACTAATGGAAGTTTGTGGCAAAAATAGTTTGATAATTTGAAATATTTAGTTATTATTGTACTGACCAGTCAGTCAGATTTATGAAAATATTAATAGAAAATCTCAATATTGCTATTCCAATCCTTTATTTCATAGTTTTCATTCTCTATTTCTCCAACTTTTGGAAGCCAAGAAAAAGTCTCGCTAGATTAAAACGAATTATCCTTTTTCTAACCTTGCTCATTCATTTTTTCTATTTATTTGCCAGAACAATTGAATTTGATCATGTCCCAATCACGAACATTTTCGAAATTTTTACATTGCTGGCATTTGCCATTACACTTTCCTATTACATTCTTGAACTCATTACAGAAGTTCGGAATACTGGGATGTTCATTCTCTTCATACCAATGGTTTTTCAAATAATATCATCACTGAAAATTGTTGATTTACTAAACGTGCAAGAGATATTACGAAGTCCTTTTTTAGGAGTTCACGTTTTCACCGCTCTGGCCGGATACGCTGGTATAACGTTTTCAGCAATCTATGGCGGATTATATTTGATGCTTTATAAACAAATCAAAATGCACCGATTCGGTTTGTTGTACCAAAGACTTCCGAATCTCGAGTTGCTTGAATCATTAAACTATACTTCAGCATTGATAGGCTTTACAATGCTTTCGACTGCGATCGTTATTGGAATTATTTGGATGCCACAAGCATTTACAAATCCATCCTATTTCGATCCTAAATTAATTGCAACGATCTTTATTTGGATACTTTATGCTCTCGGAATTACAACTAAGATATTTGCCAAATGGCGCGGGAAAAGAATAATTTATCTTTCGCTTGCTGGTTTTGTCGTCGCATTGTTTTCTATGACTCTGCTGAATTTGCTGTTCACTGGATTTCATAAATTTCATTAATGGATCGAAGAGACAAATAGAAGCACGATGAATTTAATTTCAGTTACTATTAATCACAAAACGGCTCCGATAGAATTAAGAGAGGCATTATATTTATCTGAAATTGAGATAAGAAAAATTCTAAATCAAATAAAAGAAACCCTCCTCAAAGAAGTTTGTATTTTATCCACTTGTAATCGCACTGAAATTTATGGAGTACCGTCAAATCATTCGATTACTTACCGCGAAGTTCAGGAATTCATTCTAACTCAAAAACCTGTTACAAAAATAAAATCTGATAATTTTTTGAATTACTATTCTTGCGGAGCAGCAAACCATCTTTTTCGTGTTTCTTCCGGAATCGATTCATTGGTTATCGGAGATCAGCAAATTCTCGGTCAAGTAAAAGATGCATATAATATTGCTGTTGAGGAAAATTGTGTAGGTACGTTTCTTCAGAAGACCTTTCAATCTGCCTTAAAACTTGGAAAGAGGATTAAAACGGAAACAGATTTATTCGAGGGACCTACTTCAGTCAGTTCCGCGGCTGTGCAGCTTGCGGGCAAAATATTTTCCGATTTAAAGAAGAAGTCAGTGCTCGTTATCGGTGCCGGCGAAACGGGAAAACTGACAATCCAAAATCTCATTCAGAAAAATGTTACTAATCTTACCATTTCGAATCGAACTTTTTCCAGAGCAGAAAAACTTGCTGCAAAGTACAATGCCAAAGTTTTGCCTTTCGATAACTTGAAAGAACGACTGAATGAATACGACATAATCATTTCTGCAACAAGCTCGAATTCGATTCTCATTAATCGAGATGAAATGAGTGCTGCGATGCGAAAGAGGAAGTTCGAACCGGTTTGCATTATGGATATCGCAATTCCACGGGACTTCGATCCAAATGTAAAAGACATTGAAAATATTTTCTACAATGATATCGATTCGCTTCAAACGATGGTTAATTTGAGTCTTGAAGGTAAAAAAGCCCTTCTTCCCGCAATCCAGAAAATTATAATGGAAGAACTTATAGAATTGTTTTCTTGGCACAATTCACTTCAAATCTCCCCATTATTGAAATCAATGAGGGAACAATTTGAATCTGTTCGTTCTCAGGAATTTGATGCTTTCAAAAATAAATTTGCATCAAACGAAGTAGAAAATCTTGAACTCCTTACTAAAAGAATCGTAAAAAAGCTGCTTCACAATCCAACAGTATATTTACGAAAATCTGCTGACCAAGTAGATACACAAGGAGAGCTGCAATTGAAAATTAAGATTCTGAAAGACATGTTCAATTTGAATTCGAAAGGGAATGAAAGTGAGTAGAACGTTTATTCTTGGAACACGCGGAAGCGAGCTTGCACTCTGGCAGGCAGAATATATAAAATCTCTCCTCGAAAAGCGTGTAAAGAATATATCAATCGAATTGAAGATCATCAAAACAAAAGGAGATAAAATTCTTGACGTAGCTCTTTCAAAAATTGGCGATAAAGGTCTTTTTACGAAAGAACTTGAAAACAAATTATTGAATGGTGAAATAGATTTTGCAGTACATAGTCTTAAAGATATGGAGACGAAGCTTGATAAGAATTTAATTTTAGCCGCAATCACAAAGCGGCACAAAGTCAATGATGTAATTATTTCAAAAAGAAAAAATTTAACTATAAATAAAATTCCTTTGCGTGGAAAAGTTGCGACTGGTTCGTTAAGAAGAACTGCACAGCTTCTTCATCTAAGGCCGGATATACAAATATTTGATTTGCGCGGAAACGTTCCAACTCGAATTCAAAAATATTTGAGCTCAAATTGGGATGCGATTATTCTTGCATCAGCCGGCGTTGAGAGATTAAATTTTGAGGAAAACATATCTTCAACTATTCCGAAAAATCAAATGCTGCCGGCAGTTGGACAAGGAGCTATTGCAGTAGAGTGCAGAAAAGCAGATCTCGAACTGATTGATTGTTTAAAAAGAATTAATCATGTGAAAACGGAAGTTGCGATTCGGGCTGAACGTGCCTTCCTGAAAAAACTTGAAGGTGGTTGCCAAGTGCCTATCGCAGCTTATGGATATGTTGAGTCAAATAAACTCACATTGATCGGTAGAATTTTATCATTAGATGGTTCAATAAGTTTCGAGCAAAGTGTTGATGGCTCCGTCGAAATTCCTGAAGTTCTTGGCGAAAAGCTTGCGCGGAATCTTTTAGCAGCTGGTGCTGGTAAAGTTTTGGCTGAGATTAAAAAGCAATCGAAAAAATGATCAGCTCAAGATCACATATAAGTGCAAAGCAAAGCAAGCGTGAGTTAATTCTTGAGATTGCTGCGCCTCTTTTTTCTGCACACGATTTTCATGAAGTGAATATGGAACTCGTTGCAAAAAATGCAGAAATAGCTAAAGGAACTATCTACAATTATTTCAAATCAAAAGAAGAACTCTATTTCGCAATCATTGAAACCAGGTTATCCAAACTCATCAGTGAACTGCAGAAGAAGATTGATCAACAAATTTCTGTGTTGGAAGATTTGAAAGGATTCATTCTGCATGTCTTTATGTTTATGATGAAATATCAAAACTTTTTCTTGATTTTTCAGCGGACGAGATTGAAGACACAATCGACTAATCACTCAGAAATCGAAGAGAAAATGTCTCTCTTAAAACTGATGCTTTCAAATATTCTTACAGAAGGAATTGAAAGAAAAGTTTTTCGTGAAGTTGATCCCTGTCTGACTTCCGATATTATACTTGGAATTATCTATTCAACAGTTCAGAGGAATATTGGAAAGAATCATCATGATGATTTAATTGAAGCAGAAAGAAATTACCTTTTTGATTTTATTAAAGATGGTATACTCACACCATACATAATAGAAAAGCAATTAGATGGTAAAACCATTTTACTTACCCGAACTCTCAGTCAGTCAGATGAATCTTCCTTATTATTTACCTCAGCTGGTGCAAAGGTTATAGTTCTTCCCACGTTAAAAATTGTTCCACCAAGTTCATGGAAGAAGTGTGATGATGCTATAAAAGATATTTTGGAATTTGATTCAATTATTTTTTCGAGTGTAAATGCTGTTCGATGGTTTTTAAAAAGATTAGAATATCATGAACTGAAATTAGATCTCAGTGCTTATGATGTTATAGCTGTCGGGCCTAAAACTGAAGCCGAATGTAAGACGCAAGGTATTCATGTTAGTTTTGTTCCGAAAGAATTTAGTTCTATTGGAGTTATAAATGAAATCAAGGGACAAAATATTATCGGGAAGAGATTTTTAATTCCCCACTCTGAAATCGGACGTCCTGAACTGGTTGATGAGTTAACAAAACTTGGAGCACTCCCAGTCAGCGTACCTGTCTACGATGTAGTTGTGCCCGAACCAAACGAGATTGAAGATTCAATATCACAATTAAAGGTAAATACTATAGATCTATATGTTTTCACTAGTCCATCAACTTTCGTGAATTATCTAGAAATATTCAAAATCAAAAATGCAGTTGAATATTTTAAGAATGAAATCATTGCTGCGATTGGACCGACGACAAAAAAAGCGATCGAGAATTATGGAGTGCAAGTTAAGATTGTTCCGGATAATCATACAATCCAAGGACTTGTAGATTCTGTTGTGAATTATTTTAAGAAAGAAAATTAGATGATAAAAAACGATTTGATAATTAGAGCATGCAAAAGAGAGAAGACTGAGCGAACACCAATTTGGGTAATGCGTCAAGCAGGCCGCTATTTACCTGAATATCGTGCAATAAGAGATAAAGTTAGCTTCCTCGATTTATGTAAATCTCCTGAACTTGCCGCTGAAGTTACAATTCAGCCAGTTGACATTATAGGTGTTGATGCAGCTATCATTTTTTCGGATATACTTGTAATTCCAGAAGCGATGGGGATGAAATTAAGCATTGAAGAAGGAACCGGACCTGTGTTTTCAAAGCCAATCCGTACTGAAGCGGATGCAAATACTTTAATGAAAATTGATCCATCGGATAAATTGAAGTACGTTCTTGATGCAGTCTCTTTAACAAAGCGTGAATTAAATGGAAGAGTCCCTATCATTGGATTTTCAGGCTCACCGTTTACCCTACTAACTTACATGGTTGAAGGAAAGGGTTCAAAATCATTCTCTAATATTAAGAGATTTATTTTTCAGCAGTCAACTGCTGCTCATAAAACATTAGACTTCTTATCGGATAATATCATTGATTATTTATCAGCCAAGATTTCAGCAGGCGCAGACCTTGTTCAAATTTTTGACACTTGGGGTGGAATTTTATCACCTCATCATTATGAAGAATTCTCGCTGAGATATATGGAGAAAATTGTTAATGAATTAAAAGTAAAAACAGACAAACCGGTCATATTGTTTTCGAAAGGGATTGGACCATCGTATGAAAAGCTGATTAATACTCAAGCTGATGTGATTGGCTTCGATTGGACAATCGAATTTTCAAGTGTTGTTAATAAAGTTGCGGGAAAGAAAGCGATTCAAGGGAATCTGGATCCAACCGTGCTATACGCTTCAGAGAAGACAATTTCAGAAGAAGCAGATAAAATATTAAATGCCGTTGGTAGTACTGGACATATATTCAATCTTGGACATGGAATTCATCCGGATACTGAACCAGCTAAGTTAAAATTTCTTGTCAATTATGTTAAAGAGAAAAGTAAAAGGTTATAGTATTTGGTAATATCATTTTTTAATAGAACACAGATGACACAGATTAAACTGATTTAGACGGCTGGCAAATGAATATTAATCTTGACATACTCAAAAAATATGATGTGCCGGGCCCGAGATACACAAGTTATCCAACTGCACCGCAGTTCAATGAAAGTTTTACTCATCGATATTTTGTTGATGAAATAATTGCTTCCAATAATGAAAAGACTCCTCCAGATTTGTCTTTGTATTTTCATATTCCTTTTTGTGATACGCTGTGTTATTTCTGCGGATGCAATATGCTTATTACACATGATAGAAAAAGAGTTAGTACATATATAGGTTATTTAAAAAAAGAGATCGATTTAGTTAATAAATATTTGAAAACCGGCAGGAGCGTCGCTCAGCTGCATTGGGGCGGAGGTACACCGACGCATTTAACTCCTGCAGAAATAAATACTTTAATCTCCTATATAAATCATTCTTTTCAAATTGAATCAAACTCAGAAAATGGATGTGAGATCGATCCGCGAGGATTATCGAAAGAACATCTCTCAGCACTTCGTTCAGGAGGATTTAACCGCATCAGTATGGGGGTTCAAGATTTTGATGAAGAAGTACAAAAAGCGGTCAATAGAATTCAGCCAGAGAAAATGACAAAACAGGTTGTAGGGTGGGTGCGAGAATTAAATTTTCAAAGCATTAATCTTGATTTAATGTATGGGCTTCCGTTTCAAAAAATAAAATCGTTCGAAAAAACTCTCGATGCTACGATTGAAATTGCACCTGACAGAATTGCTGTATTTAACTACGCTCATGTTCCATGGATGAAGAAACATCAAGCATTGATTAATCCTAATGATCTTCCGACTCCGAATGAAAAGTTGGAAATACTCAAATTGACTGTTGAAAAATTAACCAATGCTAGGTACATCTTCATCGGGATGGATCATTTCGCCAAATCAGAAGATGAAATGGCAGTCGCTTTACATGAAAAAAAGATGTATCGGAATTTTCAAGGTTACAGCACTAATTCTGGATGTGACATTTACGCTTTTGGCGTAACGGCCATTAGTCAACTTGAAAATGTTTATGCTCAAAATTGGAAATCTGAAAAAGATTATTTTAGTGCTATCGATAAAAATCAACTTCCAACTTGGAAAGGCTATCGATTGAGCAAAGATGATCTAATTCGAAGAACTGTCATAATGAAATTAATGTGTGACTTCGAACTGAATATTCCAAAAGTCAATGATGAGCTGCAAATTAATTTTAACGAATATTTTAGTTTTGGCTTGGAGAATCTTAAGAAGATGTGTGAAGATGGTTTGGTAGAAATCAAAAATGACTCAATCAAGGTTTCGGAAATGGGCAGACTCCTGATAAGAAATATTGCGATGAATTTTGATGGATTCATTGAGCGCAAAGAAGATAACGCAAGATATTCGAGGACAGTATAACTATGAACGAAAAAACTGCAATAATACTTTTTAATCTTGGCGGTCCCAATAATTTGGAATCTGTGCAGCCATTCCTTGAAAATCTTTTTAGAGATCCTGATATATTTAAAATTCCTTTATTTCAAGGATTAATTGCAAAAGTAATCTCTATGGCTCGCGCCCCTAAAGTTAAAAAGGAATATGATATTATTGGAGGGAGTTCTCCCATCAACTATTGGACTGAACGACAGAGAAAATTATTGGAGAAATCCTTACAAGAAGGTTTTGACAATATTGAAGTGTTCACCGCAATGCGGTATTGGCATCCATTGATAAAAGATGTAGCAAATGAGATTTCAAAAAAATACTATAAAAGAGTTATTCTTCTGCCTCTTTATCCGCAGTATTCATTTTCGACAACAAATTCCGCCTACAGGGAATGGAAAAGGGTTTTTACATCTTCACAAATTGAAGAAGTCTTTATAAAAAACTTTAATACAAATAAATTTTACATCAACGCTGTAAATCAAAGAATAGATGAAACACTCCAGAAATTTCCGAAAGAAATTCAAAAGGATGTTCAGCTTCTCTTCAGTGCGCATGGTCTCCCAGAAAGTTTTGTAAAAAAAGGAGATCCTTATCCATCACAAATTAGGGAAACAATTAAGCTTGTAATGGAGGCACGGGAACATTCTCATGAATTTCATTTATGTTATCAAAGTAAAGTTGGACCTGTCAAATGGCTGAAGCCTTCGACTGAAAATACAATTCAAACTGTAATTGAATCCGGTAAGAAAAATCTTCTAATTGTTCCAATAAGCTTTGTATGTGATCATGTTGAAACTCTTTATGAACTCGATATCGAGTATAGGCATATCGCCGAACAGTTAAGCGTTGAAAAATATGTTGTAATGGAAGGTCTGAACGACTCGGAACTTTTCATTCTTGCACTAAAGGAGGAAATTTGCGAAAGGTTGTAATCGTCGGTGCAGGAATAACCGGATTAACCACAGCGTATTGGCTCAGGAGACGCAGTGTTGATGTTACAGTACTGGAAAAAGAATCTTTTGTAGGTGGGAATATTCAAACTCTGAAAAATGGTGGGACATTATTTGACTCAGGACCGAATTCCGGATTAGAAACAACACCACTTATTTCGCAACTCGTGGATGAATTAGATTTAAAAGATGAATTTTGTTATGCTGATGCTTCCGCTAATAAAAGGTACATTCTGCGGAATGAAAAATTGCATCCGCTCCCGATGGATCCAAAAAGTTTTGTCAAGTCAAGATTATTTTCAACTAAAGGAAAACTTCGTTTACTTCTTGAGCCATTGATAGGTAAATCCGAAGATGGTTATTATCAAAGCATCGCA
The genomic region above belongs to Ignavibacteria bacterium and contains:
- a CDS encoding glutamyl-tRNA reductase; the protein is MNLISVTINHKTAPIELREALYLSEIEIRKILNQIKETLLKEVCILSTCNRTEIYGVPSNHSITYREVQEFILTQKPVTKIKSDNFLNYYSCGAANHLFRVSSGIDSLVIGDQQILGQVKDAYNIAVEENCVGTFLQKTFQSALKLGKRIKTETDLFEGPTSVSSAAVQLAGKIFSDLKKKSVLVIGAGETGKLTIQNLIQKNVTNLTISNRTFSRAEKLAAKYNAKVLPFDNLKERLNEYDIIISATSSNSILINRDEMSAAMRKRKFEPVCIMDIAIPRDFDPNVKDIENIFYNDIDSLQTMVNLSLEGKKALLPAIQKIIMEELIELFSWHNSLQISPLLKSMREQFESVRSQEFDAFKNKFASNEVENLELLTKRIVKKLLHNPTVYLRKSADQVDTQGELQLKIKILKDMFNLNSKGNESE
- a CDS encoding PAS domain S-box protein; translated protein: MRAEILEEKMYMDKNVLNNRLDPFILQTAVYEISEAVDSSENLDDLYKSVHQIISKIMKADNFYIAAYFREEEKISFPYFVDEEEIFEAHHEKFPVGRGLTAYVIRNGRSLLCDAKKHHELIETGEVEMLGPPSQIWLGIPLKIGSEIIGVMAVQDYHDSSTYGLQEKKMLKYVSSQVAKAIYKKRAEEKILNSELKYRKLFESANDAIFLMTGDTFIDCNAKTEEIFGCTREQILQRKPYEFSPLVQPDGRFSKDKALEKISKAFAGEPQSFEWKHVKLDGTPFFAEVSLNHIVIDEKDMLQAIVRDISERKTAEEELRLSELKYRDIFTHAPVGIYQSDKNGNIISANLMLAKMLGYSSVEELIKINMNDIYLSSEERLEFIRQYEPLGSAALLEVRWKKKNGEVIWIQMNAHAVKDDNSKTLYFEGFVYDINDKKEFERRIIYEKEKAQEANRLKSGFLATMSHEIRTPLNAIIGYTDVLRSHFYESTNEEVRLSFDLIEKGGLRLIDTITNILDISRLQAGDFPIEYKKFSFNELLASTCNSINKETELIDLKLITEIPDEDLLVYADNYCLDSAVMKILDNAVKYSKSGDIKVSLKKDNDYAVCTIADQGVGMTEEYQKHLYETFSQEDVGYSRSYEGTGLGLAITKRFIDLNKGKIQIKSQKGVGTEVTLSIPLLKKT
- a CDS encoding response regulator, which translates into the protein MTETKNTAPTILYVEDMKDAFMLVNIYLRSGFDVLWAKNPKEADQILEKMDINLILMDISLQEKNDGFELAQKIKVSDKFKSIPIIALTAFALKGDKERFIEGGLDDYISKPIKKDSLLDTINKHIIT
- a CDS encoding cytochrome C biogenesis protein, which encodes MKILIENLNIAIPILYFIVFILYFSNFWKPRKSLARLKRIILFLTLLIHFFYLFARTIEFDHVPITNIFEIFTLLAFAITLSYYILELITEVRNTGMFILFIPMVFQIISSLKIVDLLNVQEILRSPFLGVHVFTALAGYAGITFSAIYGGLYLMLYKQIKMHRFGLLYQRLPNLELLESLNYTSALIGFTMLSTAIVIGIIWMPQAFTNPSYFDPKLIATIFIWILYALGITTKIFAKWRGKRIIYLSLAGFVVALFSMTLLNLLFTGFHKFH
- a CDS encoding PAS domain S-box protein, encoding MNKEKKDTNKNHIESASILEATLESIKDGILVIDLEGKVTKSNKNFLRMWGIPQELFDTNDDSKLLEFVLEQLKDPDVFISKVRHLYANPEEESFDILEFKDGRIFERFSRPHYIHDKVIGRVWSFRDVTIRFIAEEKSKLFEKAIKSVSDGVFIVNMNFDMVYANPAALALYGYSEEEMHGKNLRMFWSEKNTKTTFRDLVRETLKGNFKGELFSKRKDGTDVPVVLSTSFLKDEYEKPLALIGVLRDITARRRMEILNNALYRISDSVHATLNLNELFERIHIIVKDLMLANNFYIALYDDSTNMISFPYFVDEFDPPQPPKKFGRGCTEYVLRTGQAVIVDKELSDKLNESGEVNVVGSPSEVWLGVPLKIAGKTIGVMVVQDYHDEYAYGENDKEVLTFVSEQVASAIEKKKNEDELKRYTAELQKSNDLMEQRANELKDLNEQLMESEQRLIDLNQKKDKFFSIVSHDLKSPFNSLLGFSGQLYEHMDDFSDEEKKEYIGYINNSSKHLFNLVQNLLSWALIQRGKEKFEPEVYNLKDFSEQIISVIRGNAVKKNISLRSEIDPEHDVYADDDMLTSILQNLISNAIKFTNIGGNIIVSSSLKDDMVYISIKDDGVGMDEAALQKIFQIETKHSTAGTADEHGTGLGLILVKELVEKNSGNIWVESEIGVGTKFTFTLPKLKS